A stretch of Triticum aestivum cultivar Chinese Spring chromosome 1D, IWGSC CS RefSeq v2.1, whole genome shotgun sequence DNA encodes these proteins:
- the LOC123163751 gene encoding type I inositol polyphosphate 5-phosphatase 8-like isoform X2: MTTDNARIPKSSSWPRRTRTAVRRWLSLKTNAEPSFHSDCASDRFGIRGQEQRRRKSCSDRDGSRRDLSGEAGWLVEEGRENLVPPLRHGPSSSWQPPKELRVLVGTWNVGGRPPHQGLDLSDWLLDQHASSSPPHIYVLGFQEIVPLNAGNVLGAEDRVPASKWLDLIGQALNPSSLERSNNYHHGHRCTAAEEAHPECSQKAKVGFTDIPVMDDTVSELEEEEEEDSEPSTSNPESSSEEETSEFATMLQERARHGYRLAASKQMVGIFLCVWVRADVMPRVTGLRVSCVGRGIMGYMGNKGSISISLTLQGGSSAAASTSLCFVCTHLASGEKDGDEVRRNSDVAEILKRTRFPRVHRFSRLPASAPSSPETILEHDKVIWLGDLNYRLSSTGGGGGGDGETRGLLERNEWRALLERDQLRAEQRAGRVFGGGWEEGEIRFPPTYKYLAESDTYAMAALSSSAAGRPSREKKKRTPAWCDRILWRGEGVEQAWYERGESRFSDHRPVNSLFSIRLHHHHHHHHDGSSLQATANKACCRQRRTPPAGGAVIEAEELLVAPPRDCRCLQSSRF; encoded by the exons ATGACGACGGACAATGCAAGAATCCCAAAG TCGTCGTCGTggccgaggaggacgaggacggcggtGAGGAGATGGCTGAGCCTCAAGACCAACGCAGAGCCGTCGTTCCATTCAGACTGCGCCA GTGACAGATTTGGCATCAGAGGGCAGGAGCAGAGGAGGCGCAAGAGCTGCTCGGACAGGGACGGCAGCCGGCGAGATCTGTCAG GTGAAGCAGGGTGGTTGGTGGAGGAGGGGCGCGAGAATCTGGTGCCTCCCCTACGGCATGGGCCGAGCTCGTCGTGGCAGCCTCCCAAGGAGCTCAG AGTGCTAGTGGGGACGTGGAACGTGGGCGGGAGACCGCCGCACCAAGGGCTCGACCTCTCCGACTGGCTCCTCGACCAACATGCCTCTTCCTCGCCTCCCCACATCTACGTCCTCGG CTTTCAGGAAATAGTGCCGCTGAACGCTGGGAATGTTCTCGGGGCGGAGGACAGGGTCCCCGCTTCCAAGTGGCTCGACCTTATTGGCCAAGCCTTGAACCCTTCCTCCTTGGAGAGAAGCAACAATTATCACCACGGTCACCGGTGCACGGCTGCCGAGGAGGCGCACCCTGAATGTAGTCAAAAGGCCAAGGTCGGCTTCACGGATATACCGGTGATGGACGATACGGTGTCAGAgcttgaggaggaagaggaggaggatagcGAGCCTTCCACGTCAAACCCGGAGTCGAGCAGCGAGGAGGAGACGAGCGAGTTTGCGACGATGTTGCAAGAAAGGGCGAGGCACGGATACCGCCTGGCAGCGAGCAAGCAGATGGTGGGCATCTTCCTCTGCGTGTGGGTCCGGGCGGATGTCATGCCACGTGTCACCGGCCTCAGGGTCTCGTGTGTTGGCAGGGGCATCATGGGGTACATGGGAAACAAG GGGTCCATCTCGATCAGCCTGACGCTGCAAGGTGGcagctcggcggcggcgtccacgAGCCTGTGCTTCGTGTGCACGCACCTGGCGTCCGGCGAGAAGGACGGCGACGAGGTGCGCCGGAACAGCGACGTCGCGGAGATCCTCAAGCGGACGAGGTTCCCGCGGGTACACCGGTTCTCCAGGCTGCCGGCGTCGGCACCGTCGTCGCCGGAGACCATCTTGGAGCACGA CAAGGTCATCTGGCTCGGCGACCTGAACTACCGGCTGTcgtcgacgggcggcggcggcggcggcgacggcgagacgCGGGGGCTGCTGGAGCGGAACGAGTGGCGGGCGCTGCTGGAGCGCGACCAGCTGCGCGCGGAGCAGAGGGCCGGGCGCGTGTTCGGCGGCGGGTGGGAGGAGGGGGAGATCCGGTTCCCGCCCACGTACAAGTACCTTGCCGAGTCCGACACCTACGCCATGGCCGCACTGAGCTCCTCCGCCGCCGGGAGGCCGTCGCGGGAGAAGAAGAAGCGCACGCCGGCATG GTGCGACCGCATCCTGTGGCGCGGCGAGGGCGTGGAGCAGGCGTGGTACGAGCGCGGCGAGTCGCGCTTCTCCGACCACCGCCCCGTCAACTCCCTCTTCTCCAtccgcctccaccaccaccaccaccaccaccacgacggCAGCAGCCTGCAGGCCACCGCTAATAAGGCATGCTGCCGGCAACGCAGGACACCGCCCGCGGGCGGCGCGGTGATCGAGGCCGAGGAGCTGCTCGTCGCGCCGCCCCGGGACTGCCGGTGCCTCCAGTCCTCGAGATTCTGA
- the LOC123163751 gene encoding type I inositol polyphosphate 5-phosphatase 8-like isoform X1 — protein MTTDNARIPKSSSWPRRTRTAVRRWLSLKTNAEPSFHSDCASDRFGIRGQEQRRRKSCSDRDGSRRDLSGEAGWLVEEGRENLVPPLRHGPSSSWQPPKELRVLVGTWNVGGRPPHQGLDLSDWLLDQHASSSPPHIYVLGYVCAYYPCRSTVFWCFQEIVPLNAGNVLGAEDRVPASKWLDLIGQALNPSSLERSNNYHHGHRCTAAEEAHPECSQKAKVGFTDIPVMDDTVSELEEEEEEDSEPSTSNPESSSEEETSEFATMLQERARHGYRLAASKQMVGIFLCVWVRADVMPRVTGLRVSCVGRGIMGYMGNKGSISISLTLQGGSSAAASTSLCFVCTHLASGEKDGDEVRRNSDVAEILKRTRFPRVHRFSRLPASAPSSPETILEHDKVIWLGDLNYRLSSTGGGGGGDGETRGLLERNEWRALLERDQLRAEQRAGRVFGGGWEEGEIRFPPTYKYLAESDTYAMAALSSSAAGRPSREKKKRTPAWCDRILWRGEGVEQAWYERGESRFSDHRPVNSLFSIRLHHHHHHHHDGSSLQATANKACCRQRRTPPAGGAVIEAEELLVAPPRDCRCLQSSRF, from the exons ATGACGACGGACAATGCAAGAATCCCAAAG TCGTCGTCGTggccgaggaggacgaggacggcggtGAGGAGATGGCTGAGCCTCAAGACCAACGCAGAGCCGTCGTTCCATTCAGACTGCGCCA GTGACAGATTTGGCATCAGAGGGCAGGAGCAGAGGAGGCGCAAGAGCTGCTCGGACAGGGACGGCAGCCGGCGAGATCTGTCAG GTGAAGCAGGGTGGTTGGTGGAGGAGGGGCGCGAGAATCTGGTGCCTCCCCTACGGCATGGGCCGAGCTCGTCGTGGCAGCCTCCCAAGGAGCTCAG AGTGCTAGTGGGGACGTGGAACGTGGGCGGGAGACCGCCGCACCAAGGGCTCGACCTCTCCGACTGGCTCCTCGACCAACATGCCTCTTCCTCGCCTCCCCACATCTACGTCCTCGGGTATGTATGTGCATACTACCCGTGTCGATCTACTGTTTTCTGGTG CTTTCAGGAAATAGTGCCGCTGAACGCTGGGAATGTTCTCGGGGCGGAGGACAGGGTCCCCGCTTCCAAGTGGCTCGACCTTATTGGCCAAGCCTTGAACCCTTCCTCCTTGGAGAGAAGCAACAATTATCACCACGGTCACCGGTGCACGGCTGCCGAGGAGGCGCACCCTGAATGTAGTCAAAAGGCCAAGGTCGGCTTCACGGATATACCGGTGATGGACGATACGGTGTCAGAgcttgaggaggaagaggaggaggatagcGAGCCTTCCACGTCAAACCCGGAGTCGAGCAGCGAGGAGGAGACGAGCGAGTTTGCGACGATGTTGCAAGAAAGGGCGAGGCACGGATACCGCCTGGCAGCGAGCAAGCAGATGGTGGGCATCTTCCTCTGCGTGTGGGTCCGGGCGGATGTCATGCCACGTGTCACCGGCCTCAGGGTCTCGTGTGTTGGCAGGGGCATCATGGGGTACATGGGAAACAAG GGGTCCATCTCGATCAGCCTGACGCTGCAAGGTGGcagctcggcggcggcgtccacgAGCCTGTGCTTCGTGTGCACGCACCTGGCGTCCGGCGAGAAGGACGGCGACGAGGTGCGCCGGAACAGCGACGTCGCGGAGATCCTCAAGCGGACGAGGTTCCCGCGGGTACACCGGTTCTCCAGGCTGCCGGCGTCGGCACCGTCGTCGCCGGAGACCATCTTGGAGCACGA CAAGGTCATCTGGCTCGGCGACCTGAACTACCGGCTGTcgtcgacgggcggcggcggcggcggcgacggcgagacgCGGGGGCTGCTGGAGCGGAACGAGTGGCGGGCGCTGCTGGAGCGCGACCAGCTGCGCGCGGAGCAGAGGGCCGGGCGCGTGTTCGGCGGCGGGTGGGAGGAGGGGGAGATCCGGTTCCCGCCCACGTACAAGTACCTTGCCGAGTCCGACACCTACGCCATGGCCGCACTGAGCTCCTCCGCCGCCGGGAGGCCGTCGCGGGAGAAGAAGAAGCGCACGCCGGCATG GTGCGACCGCATCCTGTGGCGCGGCGAGGGCGTGGAGCAGGCGTGGTACGAGCGCGGCGAGTCGCGCTTCTCCGACCACCGCCCCGTCAACTCCCTCTTCTCCAtccgcctccaccaccaccaccaccaccaccacgacggCAGCAGCCTGCAGGCCACCGCTAATAAGGCATGCTGCCGGCAACGCAGGACACCGCCCGCGGGCGGCGCGGTGATCGAGGCCGAGGAGCTGCTCGTCGCGCCGCCCCGGGACTGCCGGTGCCTCCAGTCCTCGAGATTCTGA